The sequence TGACTGCACCATATAGCCGCAATCAGATAATCTAATGAACCAAAGCTTAAGATTTTCTAAAGAATTATCGAAGATTAAAATATTTCTTTTAATAGGTTCTTGGCAGAAATATTTTTCCATTTCTTCTGTAGAGAAACAAATAGTAATCATAAGTTTCTACCCTACCAGCAGAAATTATCCTCACACAGTGACAAGTATCACTGACAGATAAAATAATAAATAGAAATAAAAAAAACCGAGGGTTGCTAGAAATATAAAGTCGCGATTTCACATTGTTTGAGGCGTTGCAATGCCACTTCGGGACATCGGTTTCAAATTTGCGACATAAATGTGAGTAAACACAATTTATAGGGAGCATCCCAATGAAGGTAAATTCATCAAGATTTAGATTGTCATTGCAAGCGTAATGTTAGCGAAGCGTGTCCGATACGACATAATGGAGCGAAGCAATTGCAAACCCTAGTTATTGCAATTGCTTCGCTTCGCTCGCAATGACAGAAATTTGGGATGCTCCCAATTTATAGCTTGATTTAGCAATGCTAAAAAGCTGGGATGCTGCCAAATCAAATTACTTAAATTATTGATGACATCTGAAAACGCAGACTTTGCGGATGCGCTCCTCTATTAAAAACCGTCATTATTAAGAGAACGGAAACAAGGAGCAAAAAATGGACACAAAGTCAACTAACCCATATTCTTCACTTAAAAACGTTCCCTCCGGTTATTTGAACATCATGGGTTACGTTGATGAGTCAGAAGTAAATGGCCCCGGAAGTCGTGCTGTAGTCTGGGTACAGGGTTGCAAGCGAGAATGTGGCGGCTGTTTTAATACAGAATCGTGGTCATTTGAAATTAATCGCCTGGAATCGGTAGATTCTCTTGCTAAAAAAATTCTTAGTAAACCTGGAAATAAAGGACTGACATTTTCGGGAGGAGAACCTTTTTTGCAAGCAACTGAACTAGCATCTTTAGCTCGTCGAGTCAAAGCATCTGGATTAAACGTAATGGCTTTTACTGGCTTCACTTTAGATAAACTGCGATCGCAACAAGCACCAGTAGGCTCTCAAGAATTATTAGAACAGCTAGATATTTTAATTGATGGTCCTTTTATAAAATCTTTAGCAATCAACTCCCCAAATTCACCAGTTTCGTCGAGCAATCAACGAGTGCGTATATTCAACCCGGATTTTCAAGACAAAATAACCTGGGCTAGCGATCAAATTGAAATTCACGTATTTAAAGATGGCAGTCGATTAGTTACTGGCTATCAAGGATGGCGCGAGCAATAGTTATTAGGTAATTGCTAATTGCTAATTGGTGATATCCCTCCTGGGAGGCTTAATATCTTGTTTCTTACCTCCGGCAAGGAATACACGTGAAAGGAGGCTCTACCTCTGTTGAAAATACTCCAGGCAGAACCTCATGCAGTCTGTTCCCAGCCGAAGACTGGAAACAAGAACAAGAAACAATATTTTATTCAGAACTTCCAAAAACTTATTTACTTGTTGTCATGGGCTTGTCAGTTACAGTATTTGCATAACTTTTGTGCAATGACTCGTATAAGTTCGTACTGCTCTGGGAATAACTCACATCAGATAAATACTGCTTAAACCAATGGCTTGCCAAACGAGCCACCTCTTCTAGTGCACCTGATTCTTTAAATTGACGGCTGGCATTTTGTACGATTTTCAATTCTTTGTCAGCCGTTGGGATTTGTTTAATTATGTCTTCGTTTGTCGGAATTGCTGGTAAATCGTTCTCACCAACAATCAATAAAGTCGGAGTTTTGACAGAAGACAAAGTCTCATTTGTTAAACAAGTTTTGCCGCTACAAGAAACTACAGCACCTACTAATGTAGAATTCTCTGCCGCTGCAAGCAAAGCCGCACCCGCACCCGTCTGTTCTCCGAAATAACCAATTTTTAGATTGCTGGTAAAAGGGTATTCAAGCAACCATTTTGTGGCATCAGTTAATCTTTTAGCTAAAAATTGCACATTACTACTGCAATGTTTACTGCGTAAATCAATTGCTTCTTCTTGAGGAGTTAATAAATCAATTTGTACCGTAGCTACTCCTGCTGTTTGCCTTAAAAGATGAGCTAGATAACGATTCCGAGTACTATAGCGACCAATGCCACTATTGTGAACAAAGATTACCATTCCTTGGCAATTTTTAGGCAAAACTATTTCTGCTTGTAAACGAATAGAATCAAGTTCAATTGAAACTATTTTTTCCTCTACATGATTTACAACAGTTGTATTCATTTTGGTATCCTTTTTTAAAGATGGTAATTATTTATTACTATTACCAATGTATATTGCTATGACCCTGATTCAGTAAATAATCGTATCCGAATCATCTCTAATTTGACAAGTATTTTTTATTTTATGTGTAGCTAGCGCAAATCAGAGAATTTAGTCGGAATATTGCTAGGGAGCAATACTGTACCGATTTTTATAGATTACTTGCTATCGTAATAGCTTAATATTTGGTAACAACTGAAAACATAAACTAAACTTTTCAGTCCGATCTTTTACGAAATATTAAGGTAATTTTCATAAAGTATCGGTCTAAAGATAAAGAAAATATTTTATTTTTACGGCATGTTTT comes from Rivularia sp. PCC 7116 and encodes:
- a CDS encoding 4Fe-4S single cluster domain-containing protein, whose protein sequence is MDTKSTNPYSSLKNVPSGYLNIMGYVDESEVNGPGSRAVVWVQGCKRECGGCFNTESWSFEINRLESVDSLAKKILSKPGNKGLTFSGGEPFLQATELASLARRVKASGLNVMAFTGFTLDKLRSQQAPVGSQELLEQLDILIDGPFIKSLAINSPNSPVSSSNQRVRIFNPDFQDKITWASDQIEIHVFKDGSRLVTGYQGWREQ
- a CDS encoding dienelactone hydrolase family protein, which gives rise to MNTTVVNHVEEKIVSIELDSIRLQAEIVLPKNCQGMVIFVHNSGIGRYSTRNRYLAHLLRQTAGVATVQIDLLTPQEEAIDLRSKHCSSNVQFLAKRLTDATKWLLEYPFTSNLKIGYFGEQTGAGAALLAAAENSTLVGAVVSCSGKTCLTNETLSSVKTPTLLIVGENDLPAIPTNEDIIKQIPTADKELKIVQNASRQFKESGALEEVARLASHWFKQYLSDVSYSQSSTNLYESLHKSYANTVTDKPMTTSK